The Coleofasciculaceae cyanobacterium genome has a window encoding:
- a CDS encoding DUF4079 domain-containing protein, translated as MSNLRSSIEPIANWFNSLGTPEPIIHWGHPLMMGIVVFVMGSAVALAGWRGRTLATTNAEVALKNRADHRKIAPLMYIFLVSGYTGGVLSLVMQGQPILESPHFLTGTIVIALLTINAILAATGFIGNKETARTVHAYVGSVALLIMVVHAVLGLNLGLSI; from the coding sequence ATGAGCAACTTAAGGTCGTCAATCGAACCGATCGCAAATTGGTTTAATAGTCTAGGCACACCAGAACCGATAATACATTGGGGACATCCTTTGATGATGGGTATCGTCGTGTTTGTTATGGGTAGTGCGGTGGCTTTGGCTGGATGGCGTGGTAGAACTTTAGCAACAACTAATGCTGAAGTTGCACTTAAAAACCGAGCCGATCACCGTAAAATCGCGCCTCTAATGTATATTTTTTTGGTTTCTGGGTATACAGGCGGAGTTCTATCTTTGGTTATGCAGGGGCAGCCTATTTTAGAGAGTCCACATTTTCTGACAGGTACGATAGTAATTGCTTTATTAACCATCAATGCTATTCTTGCTGCTACAGGATTTATCGGTAATAAAGAAACCGCCAGAACAGTTCATGCTTATGTAGGTAGTGTTGCACTGCTGATTATGGTGGTTCACGCTGTGCTGGGATTAAATCTCGGCTTATCTATCTAA
- a CDS encoding class I SAM-dependent methyltransferase, which translates to MKPKYIFTDTQFDSELKRLQILEKVSDPASRRRILATGLTTGWQCLEVGAGAGSIMRWMSQEIGTAGKVIAIDVDTRFVEDISLSNVEVIKADINQITLTNSFDLIHARNILIHLADYQVTLAKMFNWLKPNGWLVLEEPDFSAARFISGIQSEHQSIKRVNQAICQMFTNQGKDYALGVKLPFLLQQLGLQQLQVENDVPISPGGSDIATMMKLSALGLAENYTATGMARNEDIENYCQFAENTTSWGIYLATVGVWGQKIARHLSQEI; encoded by the coding sequence ATGAAACCCAAATATATTTTTACTGATACCCAATTTGATTCGGAGCTAAAACGGCTACAAATTCTCGAAAAAGTATCAGATCCTGCTAGTCGCCGTCGAATTTTGGCTACTGGTTTAACGACAGGTTGGCAATGTCTTGAAGTTGGCGCAGGTGCAGGATCGATTATGAGATGGATGTCACAAGAGATTGGAACAGCGGGGAAAGTTATTGCGATAGATGTAGATACTCGCTTTGTCGAAGATATATCTTTATCCAATGTCGAGGTAATCAAAGCCGATATTAATCAGATTACACTGACTAATTCTTTTGATTTAATTCATGCTCGCAATATTTTAATTCACCTTGCAGATTATCAGGTTACTTTAGCTAAAATGTTCAATTGGCTTAAGCCTAACGGGTGGTTAGTATTAGAAGAACCAGATTTTTCTGCTGCTAGGTTTATTTCGGGAATTCAATCTGAACATCAATCAATTAAGAGAGTAAACCAAGCTATCTGTCAAATGTTTACCAATCAAGGAAAAGATTATGCTTTGGGCGTTAAACTACCATTCCTGTTACAGCAACTGGGCTTACAGCAGCTACAGGTAGAAAATGATGTGCCTATATCACCTGGAGGTTCAGATATTGCCACCATGATGAAATTATCTGCCCTTGGGCTGGCAGAAAACTATACAGCTACAGGAATGGCTAGAAACGAGGATATTGAAAATTATTGTCAGTTTGCGGAAAATACTACTTCCTGGGGCATTTATTTAGCTACAGTGGGAGTCTGGGGACAAAAAATTGCTCGCCACCTCAGCCAAGAAATATAA
- a CDS encoding GGDEF domain-containing protein, with protein MYMSKFWLTFGTLLLVFLIGLLDYLIVVDLALSICYLIPIAIATRYVGKRTGILLSILSALLWYIAEATAKADLYYLLLIWNTLVRLIVFLVIVHLLSALNKAYQKEQRMARIDELTQISNRRYFLDVLQTETKRAIRYGRYLTLAYFDVDNFKFVNDRYGHQQGDQLLYLIANTVKKTIRETDVVARMGGDEFALLLPEIDYKSAHLALQRIQNQLVNAVKNQNFEVGFSIGAVTFVYFPDTTSKMLEQVDSLMYQVKNHGKSGLKHKCYAESKES; from the coding sequence ATGTATATGTCAAAATTTTGGCTGACATTTGGTACTTTATTATTAGTATTTTTAATTGGATTACTAGATTATTTAATAGTTGTCGATCTGGCTCTATCTATTTGCTATCTAATCCCAATAGCGATCGCTACTAGATATGTCGGAAAAAGAACTGGTATTTTGCTGTCAATTCTTAGTGCTTTATTATGGTATATAGCCGAAGCTACTGCCAAAGCCGATTTATATTATTTACTATTAATTTGGAATACACTGGTTAGGCTAATCGTATTTTTAGTTATAGTTCATTTGCTTTCGGCTCTTAACAAAGCCTATCAAAAAGAGCAAAGAATGGCTCGTATCGATGAGCTAACTCAAATTAGTAATCGACGTTATTTTTTAGATGTTTTACAAACAGAAACTAAGCGAGCAATACGCTATGGACGCTATTTAACTCTAGCTTATTTTGATGTCGATAATTTTAAGTTTGTTAACGATCGCTATGGACATCAACAAGGCGATCAATTATTGTACTTAATCGCCAACACGGTAAAAAAAACCATTCGAGAAACTGATGTGGTTGCCCGTATGGGTGGAGATGAATTTGCTTTATTGTTACCAGAAATAGATTATAAATCAGCACATCTAGCCTTACAGCGTATTCAGAACCAGTTAGTAAATGCTGTAAAAAATCAAAACTTTGAGGTTGGTTTTAGTATTGGTGCAGTTACTTTTGTCTACTTCCCCGATACCACTAGCAAAATGTTAGAACAGGTAGATTCTTTGATGTATCAAGTTAAAAACCATGGTAAAAGTGGATTGAAACATAAATGCTACGCTGAAAGTAAAGAAAGCTAA
- the bioB gene encoding biotin synthase BioB: MTNLDYNAIAKFSLSGELIDRTTAKSILNAPDLLLLEQLAAAYKVRHHYWSNRVRLHFLLNAQSGLCPEDCNYCSQSKISAAEIEKYPLIAKEKIVQAADRAASLQAGTFCMAISGRSPSESVFDNVLEAFKAVKTKHDLKICACLGLLSEVQTRRLAEVGVDRVNHNLNTSADHHENICSTHTFGDRVATIKNVQKAGITTCSGGILGMNESDEDIIDLAYSLRELDVTSVPINFLIPIAGTPLGDVNQLNPRRCLRILNLFRFILPKQEIRIAGGREVHLRSLQVMGLYPANSIFIGDYLTTAGQAARMDIAMIQDAGFVLENPDGSILESELIER; encoded by the coding sequence ATGACTAATCTTGACTACAATGCCATAGCAAAATTTTCTCTATCAGGAGAATTAATTGACCGCACCACGGCTAAAAGTATTTTAAATGCCCCTGATTTACTATTGCTAGAACAGTTGGCAGCAGCCTATAAGGTGCGTCATCATTATTGGTCAAATCGGGTTAGGCTTCACTTTTTACTTAATGCTCAAAGTGGCTTGTGTCCAGAAGATTGTAATTATTGTTCTCAGTCGAAAATTTCTGCGGCTGAGATTGAGAAATATCCTTTAATTGCTAAGGAAAAAATCGTTCAAGCAGCAGATCGAGCAGCTAGTTTGCAAGCGGGTACATTCTGTATGGCAATTTCTGGGCGATCGCCTTCGGAATCGGTATTTGACAATGTGTTAGAAGCGTTTAAGGCAGTTAAAACCAAACATGACTTAAAAATCTGTGCCTGTCTCGGATTATTAAGTGAAGTGCAAACTCGACGTTTAGCCGAAGTGGGAGTCGATCGGGTTAATCATAATTTGAATACCTCAGCCGACCATCATGAAAATATTTGTAGCACCCATACCTTTGGCGATCGCGTAGCCACGATTAAAAATGTTCAAAAAGCAGGCATTACAACTTGTTCGGGTGGTATCTTGGGCATGAATGAAAGTGATGAGGATATTATCGACTTGGCTTATTCTCTACGGGAGTTAGACGTTACTAGCGTACCAATTAATTTTTTAATTCCCATTGCCGGAACACCTTTAGGGGATGTTAATCAGCTTAATCCTCGTCGTTGCTTGCGGATTTTAAATTTGTTCAGGTTTATTTTGCCCAAACAAGAAATTAGAATTGCTGGGGGCAGAGAAGTTCACTTGCGATCGCTACAGGTAATGGGTTTATATCCTGCTAATTCAATATTTATCGGTGATTATCTGACTACCGCAGGACAAGCTGCTCGTATGGATATCGCCATGATTCAAGATGCTGGTTTTGTTTTAGAGAATCCTGATGGTTCAATTTTAGAATCAGAATTGATTGAACGTTAA
- a CDS encoding alpha/beta hydrolase: MELNTEIKGQGYPILCLHGHPGCAASMSVFTNYLSRQYQTITPDLRGYGKSRYKQNFTMQDHLPDIIDLLDKHHINRCLVLGWSLGGIIAMELAIAQPERFSGMILIATAAHPVSSHPQETWQDLLFTGIGGMVNYIKPAWQWNIDTFGKRSLFRYLINNHKPESYHYLAKEAVPAYFQTSKAATTALSTAIRQGYNRLADLAQIDIPCLMLSGECDRHITAYASLKTAQHLKNCEYKSYPQVAHLFPWEIPDRVLADIQQWLDGYV, encoded by the coding sequence ATGGAATTAAATACAGAAATTAAAGGACAAGGATATCCCATTCTTTGCTTGCATGGTCATCCTGGTTGCGCTGCAAGTATGTCTGTATTTACAAATTATTTATCTCGGCAATATCAAACCATTACTCCGGATCTGCGTGGCTATGGTAAGAGTCGCTATAAGCAAAACTTTACCATGCAGGATCATTTACCAGACATTATTGATTTATTAGATAAACATCACATAAATCGCTGTTTAGTATTAGGTTGGTCTTTGGGGGGCATTATCGCCATGGAATTGGCTATAGCGCAGCCAGAAAGGTTTAGCGGCATGATTTTAATTGCTACGGCAGCACATCCCGTGAGTAGTCATCCTCAAGAAACTTGGCAGGATTTACTGTTTACGGGTATTGGCGGCATGGTGAACTATATCAAACCTGCTTGGCAATGGAATATTGATACATTTGGCAAGCGATCGCTTTTCCGTTATTTAATTAATAACCACAAGCCAGAGTCTTATCATTATTTAGCTAAAGAAGCAGTCCCCGCTTATTTTCAGACTTCTAAGGCAGCTACTACGGCTTTATCAACGGCAATTAGACAGGGTTACAATCGTTTAGCGGATTTAGCTCAAATTGATATTCCCTGCTTGATGTTATCGGGGGAGTGCGATCGTCATATTACCGCCTACGCCAGTTTGAAAACAGCGCAGCATTTGAAAAATTGTGAGTATAAGAGTTATCCCCAGGTTGCACATCTTTTTCCCTGGGAAATTCCCGATCGGGTTTTGGCAGATATTCAACAATGGTTGGATGGATATGTATAG
- the leuB gene encoding 3-isopropylmalate dehydrogenase: protein MTKQHRITLLPGDGIGPEIISVAVEVLKAIASKHDLEFIFTEALIGGAAIDETGEPLPEATLAACRHSDAVLLAAIGGYKWDNLPRQQRPETGLLAMRAGLGLFANLRPATILPQLIDASSLKREIVEGVDIMVVRELTGGIYFGQPKGVFKTETGEQRGVNTMAYSVSEIDRIAKVGFETAQKRSGKLCSVDKANVLDVSQLWRDRVTAMAQNYRDVELSHLYVDNAAMQLVRAPKQFDTIVTGNLFGDILSDAAAMLTGSIGMLPSASLGSAGTPGVFEPVHGSAPDIAGQDKANPLAQVLSAAMMLRYGLNAPAAATEIEMVVNQVLDRGYRTGDIMSPGMKAVGCQEMGAVLLELIG from the coding sequence ATGACCAAACAGCACCGTATTACTTTACTTCCTGGGGATGGTATTGGCCCCGAAATTATTTCCGTAGCGGTAGAGGTGCTAAAGGCGATCGCATCTAAACACGATCTAGAATTTATCTTCACCGAAGCTTTAATTGGTGGTGCTGCAATTGATGAGACAGGAGAACCTTTACCCGAAGCAACTTTAGCTGCCTGTCGTCATAGCGATGCCGTGTTATTAGCTGCAATTGGCGGCTATAAATGGGATAATTTGCCCCGTCAGCAACGTCCTGAAACAGGACTATTAGCAATGCGTGCAGGACTCGGACTTTTTGCCAACCTTAGACCAGCAACTATCCTGCCTCAATTGATTGATGCCTCTTCCTTGAAGCGTGAAATAGTCGAAGGGGTAGATATTATGGTAGTGCGCGAATTAACTGGCGGAATCTATTTTGGACAGCCCAAAGGTGTCTTTAAAACCGAGACAGGAGAACAAAGGGGGGTCAATACAATGGCTTATAGCGTCAGTGAAATAGACCGCATTGCTAAAGTTGGGTTTGAAACTGCTCAAAAACGCAGTGGCAAGTTATGTTCGGTAGATAAGGCTAATGTACTAGACGTGTCGCAACTATGGCGCGATCGCGTTACTGCCATGGCACAAAATTACCGTGATGTCGAGTTAAGCCATTTATACGTAGACAATGCAGCGATGCAGCTTGTCCGCGCTCCCAAACAGTTTGATACTATCGTTACAGGCAATTTGTTTGGTGATATTCTTTCCGATGCCGCTGCGATGCTGACTGGCAGTATTGGAATGTTGCCCTCTGCTAGTTTAGGCAGTGCTGGTACACCTGGAGTATTTGAGCCTGTACATGGTTCAGCCCCAGATATTGCGGGACAAGATAAAGCAAATCCTTTGGCTCAAGTACTTAGCGCAGCAATGATGTTACGCTACGGTTTAAATGCTCCTGCTGCTGCTACCGAAATTGAAATGGTTGTTAATCAAGTTTTAGATCGGGGATACCGTACAGGAGATATTATGTCTCCAGGAATGAAAGCAGTAGGTTGTCAAGAAATGGGCGCAGTTTTGTTGGAATTGATTGGTTAG
- the glgB gene encoding 1,4-alpha-glucan branching enzyme: protein MSLTIAPEQVNQIVHNLHHNPFEVLGRHPYEQNGKVQSWVIRAYLPDASAAWVVCPEERIEYPMQPIHNPHFFVCVVQNSQLANYQLRIKEGDSERVIYDPYAFCSPKLTDLDIHLFAEGNHHRIYEKLGAHPMNIDGVAGVYFAIWAPNARNVSVLGDFNSWSGRSHQMRKGSSGIWELFVPGLTFGAAYKYEVKNWEGHIYEKSDPYGFQQEVRPKTASIVADLDSYQWNDAEWMEQRRHSDPLAKPISVYELHLGSWLHGSANEPTQLLSGPAEPIIATEWKQKARFLSYYELADKLIPYVKELGYTHIEVLPIAEHPFDGSWGYQVTGYYAPTSRYGNPEDLMYFVDQCHENGIGVIVDWVPGHFPKDGHGLAFFDGSHLYEHADPRKGEHKEWGTLVFNYNRNEVRNFLVANALFWFDKYHIDGIRVDAVASMLYLNYCREDGEWVANDYGGCENIEAANFLRQVNSLLFSYFPGVLSIAEESTSWPMVSWPTYTGGLGFNMKWNMGWMHDMLDYFNMDPWFRQFHQNNLTFSMWYHHSENYMLALSHDEIVHGKSNIIGKMPGDEWQKFANVRCLFGYMFTHPGKKTMFMSMEFAQWSEWNVWTDLDWDLLEYHSHKTLKQFFADLNKIYKSEPALYSQDFEEAGFEWIDCSDNRHSVVAFIRRGKDPNEFVIAVCNFTPQPHSHYRIGVPEKGFYTEIFNSDARKYSGSNMGNLGGKWTDEWSFHNHAYSLDLCLPPLAVLILKIDRQKTQAALQGN, encoded by the coding sequence ATGTCTTTAACCATTGCTCCCGAACAAGTCAATCAGATCGTCCACAATCTTCACCATAATCCGTTTGAAGTTTTAGGTCGCCATCCTTATGAACAGAATGGAAAAGTTCAAAGTTGGGTAATTCGTGCCTATCTTCCTGATGCCTCGGCTGCATGGGTAGTCTGTCCCGAAGAAAGAATTGAGTATCCGATGCAGCCGATACACAACCCTCATTTTTTTGTTTGTGTAGTTCAAAATTCTCAATTAGCCAATTATCAACTTCGCATTAAAGAAGGTGATAGCGAAAGAGTAATTTACGATCCCTATGCTTTTTGCTCGCCCAAATTAACCGATCTAGATATTCATTTGTTTGCTGAGGGCAATCATCACCGCATCTACGAAAAGCTGGGCGCGCATCCTATGAATATAGATGGTGTTGCTGGAGTATATTTTGCTATTTGGGCTCCTAATGCTCGTAATGTTTCGGTTTTAGGAGACTTTAATAGCTGGTCTGGCAGAAGTCATCAAATGCGTAAAGGCAGCAGCGGTATTTGGGAATTATTTGTTCCTGGACTAACTTTTGGTGCAGCATATAAATATGAAGTCAAAAATTGGGAAGGACATATTTACGAAAAATCCGATCCTTATGGTTTTCAACAAGAGGTTAGACCAAAAACAGCCTCTATTGTTGCCGATCTTGATAGCTATCAATGGAACGATGCTGAATGGATGGAACAGCGTCGCCATAGCGATCCTTTAGCCAAACCAATATCTGTATATGAACTTCATTTAGGCTCTTGGCTACATGGTTCTGCTAATGAACCGACTCAATTACTTTCTGGCCCAGCTGAACCTATCATTGCTACAGAATGGAAACAGAAAGCTCGTTTTTTGAGCTATTACGAATTAGCCGATAAGCTGATTCCTTATGTCAAAGAACTAGGCTACACCCACATTGAAGTGCTGCCGATTGCCGAACATCCTTTTGATGGTTCATGGGGATATCAGGTTACGGGATATTATGCTCCTACCTCTCGCTATGGCAACCCTGAAGACTTAATGTACTTTGTCGATCAGTGCCACGAAAATGGTATAGGAGTAATCGTCGATTGGGTTCCTGGACATTTTCCTAAAGATGGTCATGGTTTAGCTTTTTTTGATGGGAGTCATCTTTATGAACACGCCGATCCTCGAAAGGGTGAACATAAAGAATGGGGAACTTTAGTTTTCAATTACAATCGCAATGAAGTCCGCAACTTTTTGGTAGCTAACGCTCTCTTCTGGTTTGATAAATATCATATCGATGGTATTCGGGTAGATGCTGTGGCTTCTATGCTTTATCTCAACTACTGTCGTGAAGATGGAGAATGGGTTGCTAACGATTATGGTGGTTGTGAAAATATTGAAGCAGCTAATTTTCTCCGTCAGGTCAATAGCCTATTATTTAGTTACTTCCCTGGAGTACTGTCTATTGCTGAAGAATCAACTTCTTGGCCGATGGTATCTTGGCCTACCTATACTGGTGGCTTAGGCTTCAACATGAAGTGGAACATGGGCTGGATGCACGATATGTTGGATTACTTCAACATGGATCCCTGGTTTCGCCAATTTCATCAAAACAATCTTACTTTTAGTATGTGGTATCACCATAGTGAAAACTATATGCTGGCTCTATCTCATGATGAGATCGTTCATGGAAAGAGTAATATTATTGGCAAAATGCCTGGAGATGAGTGGCAGAAGTTTGCCAACGTTCGCTGTCTATTTGGCTATATGTTTACTCATCCTGGCAAAAAAACCATGTTTATGAGTATGGAGTTTGCCCAGTGGAGTGAGTGGAATGTCTGGACAGATCTTGATTGGGATTTACTGGAATACCATAGTCACAAAACCTTGAAACAGTTCTTTGCCGATCTTAACAAGATTTACAAGAGCGAACCCGCACTATATAGTCAAGACTTTGAAGAAGCAGGTTTTGAATGGATAGACTGTAGTGATAATCGTCATAGCGTCGTGGCATTTATCCGTCGGGGAAAAGATCCTAACGAGTTTGTAATTGCTGTCTGTAATTTTACGCCCCAACCTCATAGCCACTACCGTATTGGTGTTCCTGAAAAAGGTTTTTACACGGAAATTTTTAATAGTGATGCTCGCAAGTATAGCGGCAGTAACATGGGTAACTTAGGAGGCAAATGGACTGATGAATGGTCATTCCACAACCATGCTTATTCTTTAGATTTATGTTTACCGCCGTTGGCTGTCTTGATTCTAAAAATAGATCGCCAAAAAACGCAAGCAGCTTTGCAAGGTAATTAA
- a CDS encoding DUF3536 domain-containing protein, with the protein MVSTAPVPSSVNTIIKTKVKHDPLKTAQGIYITVHGHFYQPPRENPYLNTIERQPSAHPYHDWNERIHHECYRPNAFARILNDNQELVGIVNNFEYLSFNIGATLMSWLEQYDPAVYQRILEADRISSQRLNGHGNAIAQVYNHIILPLANQQDKITQIRWGKEDFHHRFGRDPEGMWLAETAVDYPTLEALIAEDIKFIILAPSQAERCRQMPTTSKPKTEWHQVGGQQIDPSRPYRCFVDGKRYIDIFFYDGPISRDIGFNDVLDTSDNFANRLRQAVKGDSRCSQLINVATDGETFGHHKGGTEKCVAYALSEQFANHGWTVTNYAHYLSICPPTWEVELKPVTAWSCAHGVARWQDDCGCAGGGGWHQKWRRPLRESLNWLRERLITIYEEIGNKFFSDPWLARNEYIQVLSDRSANNVSSFLQRHQAKELSANEKIDALRLLEMQRHALLMYTSCGWFFEEISRPEGVQILRYAARAMELAGAVAGVHLKQKFIAYLAQAPSNVATFGDGKKIFQELVTPSQVSLQQIAAHYAISSLFDNYSHQERIYCYEVEQLDYQKQQMGTLTLAVGQIKLTSEITWETKHFVFAVLHLGGWDFHCCITSFDGRLAYAQLKQQLFTDIKQASAAQVILTMNRSMGEHSFNLQHLFAEERQRIVRVLTAQTKKHLDQLYTQVYRENYSMLAAFQREEMPVPQELKVAAEVALSFRCLETASNLEKAIEEPAIIDSCLAELTATATEANYLECWLNIPEVKVILEQTIVRLLWRLLYDGNPLTLSADAARIQCAIAVGNQLRLGLALDKAQEVYFNCLHQYILPNCLINPHSRDRNSCRWDITQMKPLLELGQSLAIDVSSWS; encoded by the coding sequence ATGGTTTCTACTGCACCAGTTCCTTCATCTGTAAACACGATAATTAAGACAAAAGTAAAGCACGATCCCCTCAAAACCGCGCAAGGCATATACATTACTGTCCATGGTCACTTTTATCAACCACCGAGAGAGAATCCCTATCTCAACACTATTGAAAGGCAACCCAGTGCGCATCCATATCATGACTGGAATGAACGCATTCATCACGAGTGCTATCGTCCCAACGCTTTTGCTCGTATTTTAAATGACAACCAGGAATTAGTGGGGATCGTTAACAACTTTGAGTATTTAAGTTTTAATATCGGCGCAACCTTAATGTCATGGCTAGAACAATACGATCCCGCCGTTTACCAAAGAATACTAGAGGCCGATCGCATAAGTAGTCAGAGATTGAACGGGCATGGTAACGCGATCGCCCAAGTATATAATCATATTATTCTGCCTCTAGCTAACCAGCAGGATAAAATTACGCAAATTCGCTGGGGAAAAGAAGATTTTCATCATCGTTTTGGACGCGATCCCGAAGGGATGTGGCTGGCGGAAACAGCCGTAGATTATCCTACTTTAGAGGCTTTGATCGCAGAAGACATCAAGTTTATTATTCTCGCGCCTTCCCAAGCCGAAAGATGTCGCCAAATGCCGACGACTAGCAAACCAAAAACGGAATGGCATCAGGTGGGCGGACAGCAAATCGATCCCTCTCGTCCCTATCGCTGTTTTGTAGATGGCAAACGCTATATTGATATTTTCTTTTATGACGGCCCAATCTCTCGCGACATAGGGTTTAATGATGTTTTAGATACCTCTGATAATTTTGCTAATCGATTAAGGCAAGCAGTTAAAGGCGATTCCCGTTGCTCTCAGTTAATTAACGTTGCTACTGATGGTGAAACTTTCGGACATCACAAAGGCGGCACAGAAAAGTGTGTAGCCTATGCCTTGAGTGAACAGTTTGCCAACCATGGTTGGACAGTAACTAACTACGCTCACTATCTCAGTATCTGTCCTCCGACCTGGGAAGTGGAGTTAAAACCCGTTACCGCCTGGAGTTGCGCCCATGGAGTCGCTCGCTGGCAAGATGACTGTGGTTGCGCTGGTGGTGGAGGTTGGCATCAAAAATGGCGTAGACCGCTGCGAGAATCACTGAATTGGCTGCGCGAGCGCCTGATTACGATTTACGAAGAGATAGGCAATAAATTCTTCAGCGATCCCTGGTTAGCTCGTAATGAATATATTCAAGTTTTGAGCGATCGCTCGGCAAATAACGTCAGTAGCTTTTTACAAAGGCATCAGGCAAAAGAATTATCTGCTAACGAAAAGATCGATGCCCTGCGTCTTTTAGAAATGCAGCGTCATGCCCTATTGATGTATACCAGTTGCGGTTGGTTTTTTGAAGAGATTTCTCGTCCAGAAGGAGTGCAAATTCTGCGTTATGCTGCTCGTGCGATGGAATTGGCAGGGGCGGTAGCAGGGGTTCATCTTAAGCAAAAGTTTATCGCTTATTTGGCCCAAGCGCCCAGTAATGTCGCTACCTTTGGTGACGGTAAAAAGATTTTTCAGGAGTTGGTTACCCCTTCCCAAGTTAGTTTACAACAGATAGCTGCTCACTATGCGATTAGCTCTCTGTTCGATAATTATTCTCATCAAGAACGGATCTATTGCTACGAAGTAGAGCAACTAGATTATCAAAAACAGCAGATGGGAACTCTGACTCTTGCTGTAGGACAAATTAAATTGACCTCGGAAATTACCTGGGAAACTAAGCATTTTGTTTTTGCAGTACTGCACTTAGGTGGATGGGATTTTCACTGCTGCATTACAAGTTTTGATGGTCGTTTGGCTTATGCGCAATTGAAGCAACAGTTATTTACCGATATTAAACAAGCTAGCGCAGCCCAAGTTATCTTGACCATGAATCGTTCAATGGGAGAACATTCATTTAATCTACAGCATCTGTTTGCTGAAGAAAGACAAAGGATCGTGCGAGTGTTGACGGCTCAAACCAAAAAACATTTGGATCAGCTTTATACTCAGGTGTATCGCGAGAACTACAGTATGCTAGCAGCTTTTCAAAGAGAAGAAATGCCCGTCCCTCAAGAATTGAAGGTGGCTGCGGAGGTAGCTCTATCTTTTCGCTGTTTAGAAACTGCCAGTAATTTAGAAAAAGCGATTGAAGAACCTGCAATTATCGATAGCTGTCTGGCAGAATTAACTGCTACTGCGACTGAGGCGAACTATCTCGAATGTTGGCTGAACATACCTGAAGTCAAAGTAATTTTAGAACAGACAATTGTGCGTTTATTGTGGCGGTTGCTTTATGACGGTAATCCCCTGACTTTATCAGCCGATGCTGCTCGAATCCAATGCGCGATCGCTGTAGGGAATCAGCTACGCCTCGGCTTGGCACTAGACAAAGCACAGGAGGTATATTTTAACTGTCTGCATCAATACATCTTGCCTAATTGCTTAATCAATCCCCATAGTCGAGATCGCAATAGCTGTCGTTGGGATATTACCCAAATGAAACCTTTACTAGAATTAGGGCAAAGCTTAGCGATTGATGTTAGCAGTTGGAGCTAG